A genomic stretch from Aedes albopictus strain Foshan chromosome 2, AalbF5, whole genome shotgun sequence includes:
- the LOC109417622 gene encoding uncharacterized protein LOC109417622 produces MTSNWNFAVVLAGLVWCASADFGVSSIVLDSGLVGFNANQLRDSFNDVLSTSKRIPANLHSDVLRYGAGNVSALVLNMTEIGSKLANNLNKAAGERSVPIADVFGSLGTSVRDLEAFLLDSWPNILKYVNETLKNVTASEIDDALKEINKSLVDISQALNDLQLALNKALMAENAGTTTPVPGIIDISNSFAQRLSKTLEMFRDRVKVLNKAVDVTVKSIEVSNSFLDTINSNRRSVSDAFKTAESSLHSTVKNELSSITDKYLAAHKSFQQDYAEAVERLKIFTSNSTLNVLVDLTKEEYTKNYYQLYNRNSPDFAAFSDALNEISSNVSSVMNQTGQRFFDDLDSASSTVVDTIIARGSFATQCSNTFSSRITGPIFGFHFEATNCVTRERGRIPRITETVDRLLQLVQSSSKDFTADLGSCSRFGGFSINEMEYDQAKGCLESNLRETGKYNQIIAAQLDVIKTILTVEADASIFRASQCLEQTASEESALLEGVRTGIPSCMANGI; encoded by the exons ATGACCTCAAATTGGAATTTTGCTGTGGTTTTGGCTGGTTTGGTGTGGTGCGCTTCAGCTGACTTTGGCGTCTCATCTATAGTACTCGACAGTGGATTAGTTGGTTTCAATGCTAATCAGCTGCGAGATTCATTCAACGATGTGTTGAGtacttctaagagaattcctgccaACTTGCATTCCGATGTCTTACGTTACGGCGCAGGAAATGTCTCGGCGTTGGTGTTAAACATGACGGAAATTGGTTCGAAGCTGGCAAACAATCTGAATAAGGCAGCTGGTGAAAGAAGTGTGCCAATTGCAGATGTGTTTGGATCGCTTGGCACATCTGTCCGTGATTTGGAAGCGTTTCTGTTGGATAGTTGGCCAAATATTTTGAAGTATGTTAATGAGACGTTGAAGAATGTGACGGCATCAGAAATCGATGATGCTTTAAAAGAAATCAACAAATCATTGGTGGATATTTCTCAAGCATTAAATGATCTACAATTAGCTTTGAATAAAGCGCTAATGGCAGAGAATGCAGGAACAACGACGCCGGTGCCAGGGATAATCGATATTTCGAATAGTTTTGCTCAACgactgagcaaaactttggaaatgTTCAGAGACCGGGTCAAAGTGTTGAACAAAGCTGTTGATGTAACCGTCAAGAGTATAGAGGTTTCAAACTCATTTCTGGATACGATCAATTCGAACAGACGATCCGTTAGCGATGCCTTTAAAACTGCAGAGTCTTCGTTGCATTCCACAGTTAAAAACGAATTGTCCTCAATCACAGATAAGTACCTGGCAGCTCACAAAAGCTTCCAACAGGACTATGCTGAAGCCGTTGAACGTTTGAAAATCTTCACTTCCAACTCTACTCTAAATGTCTTGGTAGATCTAACCAAAGAAGAGTACACTAAAAACTACTACCAACTATACAATCGGAACAGCCCAGACTTCGCCGCATTTAGTGATGCCCTCAACGAAATCAGTTCGAACGTCTCTTCAGTAATGAATCAAACCGGGCAACGTTTCTTCGATGACCTAGATAGCGCATCTTCAACGGTGGTTGACACAATCATTGCCCGAGGATCATTCGCAACGCAATGTAGCAACACATTTTCCTCAAGAATCACTGGTCCGATTTTCGGATTCCACTTTGAAGCAACCAATTGTGTGACCCGTGAACGTGGACGGATTCCCAGAATTACGGAAACCGTAGATCGGCTACTGCAATTGGTGCAGTCTAGTAGCAAGGATTTTACGGCAGACCTAGGGAGTTgctcgcggtttggaggattttctatcaACGAGATGGAGTATGACCAAGCGAAAGGATGCTTGGAATCG AACCTCCGTGAAACGGGAAAATATAATCAAATCATTGCTGCTCAGCTGGATGTAATCAAGACGATATTGACTGTGGAGGCAGATGCTAGCATTTTTAGAGCAAGTCAGTGTTTGGAGCAAACGGCTAGTGAAGAGAGTGCACTTCTGGAAGGCGTTCGTACAGGGATTCCTAGTTGTATGGCCAACGGAATTTAA